In a genomic window of Papilio machaon chromosome 4, ilPapMach1.1, whole genome shotgun sequence:
- the LOC123723616 gene encoding uncharacterized protein LOC123723616: MASRKKKLPQEGTLSSAEGESLPVATAAGCPSYSGGGKGCLTVTQKTTLARNLDSEACDLVLRKEKEVGVGNGRPAECREAAPGQTNDDTMECDGRAASDSDCSHIVVSERSQISEAAAAMFGAKRPRLSEGSEDEDRAVSLAMARWRQQEKRAAAKARAKNKEEDLEKEAKIARFRRETRSALFSRPAEGTGERCAAQLHEQVQEDLEIIMKVATKSSNLKGTFVRALKDAAASIKEAVEVLGARTQTEETQQLQADNARLRAEMDALRKELAAIKEDLRTRGSAGHSDPDVTMEAAPASRPPQTQTPSETLSVEEICRAVMVQVGGMMNARLASLEDRLLPEKNLRPPLAADTRKDGSTYADKLARQQTAPKVAAQPGPSGTQRKAPSAPHQRPSGPAQTSLPASGEKEKRKRRRKRKKKKKKDPPPGQQPSQPAVGEWTKVGPKRRPQVKSGAAKLHVPRSSAVVITLQPGAAEQGATYASVIASAKEKINPAEFGAQGVRLRKAANGGRVFEFPGASSGEKADSLAQRLREVLDGGVVRVSRPIKSVALRVAGLDDATTSAEVVAAIAAAGGCPAEQLRAGAMSTGRDGLGSVVVQCPVAAAKKIATVGRLLVGWVSAQARLLDARPIRCFRCLAPGHISCQCQEGVDRSGLCFRCGQPGHKARGCTAALHCVVCAAAGAPAEHHVGSKACIPPYNGRRKKKGGEEGPSPTAGQSSTSSQQAAAPGAEEVAMVVE, from the coding sequence ATGGCATCTCGAAAAAAGAAActaccccaggagggtaccCTCAGTTCGGCTGAGGGAGAATCCCTCCCTGTGGCTACGGCTGCAGGCTGCCCCtcgtattctggggggggcaaGGGCTGCCTTACTGTCACCCAAAAAACGACCTTGGCGAGAAATTTGGATTCTGAAGCATGCGATTTGGTTTTAAGGAAGGAAAAAGAGGTTGGTGTTGGGAACGGGAGACCTGCAGAGTGCCGTGAGGCGGCCCCAGGTCAGACCAATGATGACACCATGGAGTGCGATGGTAGGGCAGCGTCGGATTCCGATTGCAGCCACATCGTCGTTTCCGAGAGGTCCCAGATTTCGGAGGCGGCCGCAGCGATGTTCGGCGCGAAGCGGCCCCGCCTCAGCGAGGGATCCGAGGACGAAGACCGGGCGGTGTCCCTAGCGATGGCAAGGTGGCGCCAGCAAGAAAAGAGGGCTGCGGCCAAAGCTCGGGCCAAGAATAAGGAGGAAGACCTCGAGAAGGAAGCTAAGATTGCTCGTTTCCGGCGCGAGACAAGGTCTGCGCTGTTTTCTCGACCTGCGGAAGGAACGGGAGAGAGATGCGCCGCTCAGCTTCATGAGCAGGTGCAGGAGGACCTGGAGATTATAATGAAGGTGGCAACCAAGTCGTCCAACCTAAAGGGTACCTTTGTGCGGGCCTTGAAGGACGCTGCGGCATCCATCAAGGAAGCTGTGGAAGTCCTCGGGGCTCGCACACAAACGGAAGAGACACAGCAGCTGCAGGCAGACAATGCCCGCCTGCGCGCCGAGATGGACGCACTCCGTAAGGAGCTTGCTGCCATCAAGGAGGACCTGCGGACACGGGGTTCCGCTGGCCATTCCGACCCTGATGTGACAATGGAGGCCGCCCCCGCATCACGGCCCCCACAAACACAAACACCGAGCGAGACGCTCTCCGTGGAGGAGATCTGTCGTGCAGTGATGGTTCAGGTCGGGGGGATGATGAACGCCCGCCTGGCCTCGCTGGAGGACAGACTTCTCCCGGAGAAGAACCTGCGGCCGCCTCTCGCGGCCGATACGAGGAAGGACGGGAGCACATACGCCGACAAACTTGCGCGGCAACAGACGGCACCCAAAGTGGCGGCTCAACCTGGCCCCAGCGGCACTCAAAGGAAAGCCCCATCGGCGCCACACCAGCGCCCGTCGGGTCCTGCCCAGACCTCCTTACCCGCTAGCGGGgaaaaagagaaaagaaagAGGAGGAGAAAaaggaagaagaagaagaagaaagacCCACCACCCGGGCAGCAGCCGTCGCAGCCCGCGGTTGGCGAGTGGACAAAGGTGGGCCCTAAAAGGCGGCCTCAGGTGAAGAGTGGTGCTGCAAAGCTGCATGTGCCTCGGTCGTCGGCAGTTGTTATTACGCTGCAGCCGGGCGCTGCGGAGCAGGGTGCCACCTACGCCAGCGTCATTGCCTCGGCGAAGGAGAAAATAAACCCAGCCGAGTTCGGAGCCCAGGGCGTTCGCCTTCGGAAGGCTGCCAATGGGGGACGTGTCTTCGAGTTCCCGGGCGCCTCTAGTGGCGAGAAGGCGGACTCCCTGGCCCAAAGGCTCCGGGAGGTCCTGGATGGTGGTGTCGTCCGCGTCTCCCGGCCTATTAAGTCCGTGGCCCTACGGGTGGCAGGCTTGGACGACGCCACCACCAGTGCCGAGGTGGTTGCCGCCATTGCTGCAGCGGGAGGGTGCCCCGCCGAGCAGCTACGGGCCGGCGCAATGTCGACCGGCCGCGACGGACTGGGATCAGTCGTGGTCCAGTGTCCCGTCGCGGCTGCAAAGAAGATTGCGACCGTTGGCCGCCTACTGGTGGGTTGGGTGTCCGCCCAGGCCAGGTTGCTAGATGCCCGCCCCATCAGGTGCTTCAGGTGCCTGGCTCCAGGGCACATATCTTGCCAGTGCCAAGAGGGAGTTGACCGCTCCGGGCTCTGTTTCCGGTGCGGTCAACCAGGTCACAAGGCCCGCGGATGCACGGCCGCGCTTCACTGCGTCGTCTGCGCCGCGGCTGGCGCCCCTGCGGAGCACCATGTCGGGAGCAAGGCGTGCATCCCCCCATACAATGGGAGGAGGAAAAAGAAGGGAGGAGAGGAAGGTCCGAGCCCGACGGCCGGTCAGTCCTCGACCTCATCCCAACAGGCAGCGGCGCCGGGGGCTGAGGAGGTAGCTATGGTCGTCGAATAA